A genomic region of Saccopteryx bilineata isolate mSacBil1 chromosome 1, mSacBil1_pri_phased_curated, whole genome shotgun sequence contains the following coding sequences:
- the YBX3 gene encoding Y-box-binding protein 3 isoform X1, translating into MSEAGEATTTTTLPQAPAEAAAAVPPDPAPKSPAGSGAPQAAALAAGNPGGDAGPAPTGPAAPASSAPAGSEDAEKKVLATKVLGTVKWFNVRNGYGFINRNDTKEDVFVHQTAIKKNNPRKYLRSVGDGETVEFDVVEGEKGAEAANVTGPDGVPVEGSRYAADRRRYRRGYYGRRRGPPRNYAGEEEEEGSGSSEGFDPPATDGPYSGARNQPRRPQYRPQYRPQYRPQYRRRFPPYHVGQTFDRRSRVFSHPNRTQAGEIGEMKDGVPDGAQLQGPVHRNPTYRPRYRRGPPRPRPAPAVGEAEDKENQQAANGPNQPSALRGYRRPYNYRRRPRPPNAPSQDGKETKAGEVPSENPAPATEQSSAE; encoded by the exons ATGAGCGAGGCGGGCgaggccaccaccaccaccaccctcccgCAGGCTCCGGCGGAGGCGGCCGCCGCGGTGCCGCCGGACCCCGCGCCCAAGAGCCCGGCGGGCAGCGGCGCACCCCAGGCCGCTGCCCTCGCCGCAGGGAATCCCGGCGGGGACGCGGGCCCCGCGCCCACAGGCCCCGCGGCCCCTGCCTCTTCAGCCCCCGCCGGCAGTGAAGACGCGGAGAAAAAAGTTCTCG CCACCAAAGTCCTTGGCACTGTCAAATGGTTCAACGTCAGAAATGGATATGGATTTATAAATCG AAATGACACCAAAGAGGATGTGTTTGTACATCAG ACTGCCATCAAGAAGAACAACCCGCGGAAATACCTGCGCAGCGTAGGAGATGGAGAAACCGTGGAGTTTGATGTGGTTGAaggagagaag GGTGCTGAAGCAGCCAATGTGACTGGCCCAGATGGAGTTCCCGTGGAAGGGAGCCGTTACGCTGCTGATCGGCGCCGTTACAGACGCGGCTACTACGGCAGACGCCGTGGGCCTCCCCGTAAT TacgctggggaggaggaggaggaagggagcggCAGCAGTGAAGGATTTGACCCCCCTGCCACTGATGGGCCGTACTCTGGGGCCCGGAATCAGCCGCGCCGCCCCCAGTACCGCCCTCAGTACCGCCCACAGTACCGCCCTCAGTACCGGCGGCGTTTCCCGCCTTACCACGTGGGACAGACCTTTGACCGTCGCTCACGGGTCTTTTCCCATCCCAACAGAACGCAG GCCGGTGAGATTGGAGAGATGAAGGATGGCGTCCCAGACGGAGCGCAGCTTCAGGGGCCAGTTCATCGAAATCCAACTTACCGCCCGAGGTACCGTAG GGGACCTCCTCGCCCACGACCTGCCCCAGCTGTGGGAGAGGCTGAAGATAAAGAGAATCAACAAGCAGCCAATGGTCCCAACCAGCCGTCTGCTCTCCGTGGGTACCGGCGCCCGTACAACTACCGGCGCCGCCCGCGTCCTCCTAATGCTCCTTCACAAGATGGCAAAGAG ACCAAGGCAGGTGAAGTGCCATCTGAGAACCCTGCTCCCGCCACCGAGCAGAGCAGTGCTGAGTAA
- the YBX3 gene encoding Y-box-binding protein 3 isoform X2, translated as MSEAGEATTTTTLPQAPAEAAAAVPPDPAPKSPAGSGAPQAAALAAGNPGGDAGPAPTGPAAPASSAPAGSEDAEKKVLATKVLGTVKWFNVRNGYGFINRNDTKEDVFVHQTAIKKNNPRKYLRSVGDGETVEFDVVEGEKGAEAANVTGPDGVPVEGSRYAADRRRYRRGYYGRRRGPPRNAGEIGEMKDGVPDGAQLQGPVHRNPTYRPRYRRGPPRPRPAPAVGEAEDKENQQAANGPNQPSALRGYRRPYNYRRRPRPPNAPSQDGKETKAGEVPSENPAPATEQSSAE; from the exons ATGAGCGAGGCGGGCgaggccaccaccaccaccaccctcccgCAGGCTCCGGCGGAGGCGGCCGCCGCGGTGCCGCCGGACCCCGCGCCCAAGAGCCCGGCGGGCAGCGGCGCACCCCAGGCCGCTGCCCTCGCCGCAGGGAATCCCGGCGGGGACGCGGGCCCCGCGCCCACAGGCCCCGCGGCCCCTGCCTCTTCAGCCCCCGCCGGCAGTGAAGACGCGGAGAAAAAAGTTCTCG CCACCAAAGTCCTTGGCACTGTCAAATGGTTCAACGTCAGAAATGGATATGGATTTATAAATCG AAATGACACCAAAGAGGATGTGTTTGTACATCAG ACTGCCATCAAGAAGAACAACCCGCGGAAATACCTGCGCAGCGTAGGAGATGGAGAAACCGTGGAGTTTGATGTGGTTGAaggagagaag GGTGCTGAAGCAGCCAATGTGACTGGCCCAGATGGAGTTCCCGTGGAAGGGAGCCGTTACGCTGCTGATCGGCGCCGTTACAGACGCGGCTACTACGGCAGACGCCGTGGGCCTCCCCGTAAT GCCGGTGAGATTGGAGAGATGAAGGATGGCGTCCCAGACGGAGCGCAGCTTCAGGGGCCAGTTCATCGAAATCCAACTTACCGCCCGAGGTACCGTAG GGGACCTCCTCGCCCACGACCTGCCCCAGCTGTGGGAGAGGCTGAAGATAAAGAGAATCAACAAGCAGCCAATGGTCCCAACCAGCCGTCTGCTCTCCGTGGGTACCGGCGCCCGTACAACTACCGGCGCCGCCCGCGTCCTCCTAATGCTCCTTCACAAGATGGCAAAGAG ACCAAGGCAGGTGAAGTGCCATCTGAGAACCCTGCTCCCGCCACCGAGCAGAGCAGTGCTGAGTAA